In Armatimonadota bacterium, a genomic segment contains:
- a CDS encoding alpha/beta fold hydrolase codes for MNTERHLYFEVQGDRLLGTLNVPDAAGDAPVGLILLHGWAGYRAGAHQMFVKLAREAARRGIPCLRFDFRGRGDSEGDMNAASLSTMIQDAREAARVLCAETGVQRVALVGDCSGSEVAIGACRDIPGCDRLILWSAPIVAGDRQTAQQAKKRYIIRQYLGKLFRRETWAKLVGGKLQLGMIRRALVGGGRGKGEEGSASDKDIDWYKCFTRFQGRVLFIFGAQDPTTDPAVAHYRDLSDDAQREFELHLVEGANHAFYSVAWEREVIHTTLNWLTGSGETGGGGD; via the coding sequence ATGAACACTGAGCGCCACCTCTATTTTGAGGTCCAGGGAGACCGCTTGCTGGGGACCTTGAATGTCCCGGACGCTGCCGGCGATGCGCCAGTGGGTCTGATTCTTCTTCATGGCTGGGCCGGATACCGCGCCGGAGCCCACCAGATGTTCGTCAAGCTCGCCCGTGAGGCCGCTCGCCGAGGCATTCCGTGCCTGAGATTCGACTTCCGTGGGCGCGGTGACAGTGAAGGCGACATGAATGCTGCGAGCCTGTCCACCATGATTCAGGACGCGCGCGAGGCAGCCCGGGTCCTTTGCGCCGAGACCGGGGTTCAGCGCGTCGCGCTGGTCGGCGATTGTTCGGGCAGCGAGGTGGCCATCGGCGCTTGCAGGGACATCCCCGGTTGCGACCGCCTGATCCTGTGGTCGGCGCCTATCGTGGCCGGAGACCGCCAGACAGCCCAACAGGCCAAGAAGCGCTACATCATCCGCCAGTACCTGGGCAAGCTCTTCCGGCGCGAGACGTGGGCCAAGCTGGTGGGCGGGAAGCTGCAACTGGGCATGATCCGACGGGCCCTGGTCGGCGGCGGAAGGGGCAAAGGCGAAGAAGGCAGCGCATCCGATAAGGACATCGACTGGTACAAATGCTTCACCCGCTTCCAAGGCCGCGTGCTGTTTATCTTCGGCGCCCAGGACCCCACCACCGATCCGGCCGTCGCCCATTACCGGGACCTGTCCGATGACGCGCAGCGGGAATTCGAACTGCACCTTGTCGAAGGCGCAAATCACGCCTTCTACTCCGTTGCCTGGGAACGCGAGGTCATCCATACCACACTGAACTGGCTCACCGGGTCGGGGGAGACCGGCGGCGGTGGTGACTAA
- a CDS encoding alpha/beta fold hydrolase, with protein MERIVQFDSGGLLLHGILHEPDEGCDRCILVCDPFAEEKKCAHRPLVDIARALCAGGYTVLRFDYRGCGNSPGDFVDYGPSDWEEDIRRATVFLRAESGRAWIGLAGLRLGATLALRVATSMADIAAVILWEPILDGQTYVRQNLRRSMIKAMLTDGQKFDADAVAQKHRSEVVDFDGYEISARAMGELQALKPPEALFPGQALVLNIGPRDEPHPDMTRLAEALPAGSALGIRLEPFWNRIGLVDIRALADLTLGWLGSCPPDGGEQA; from the coding sequence ATGGAGAGAATCGTCCAGTTCGACAGCGGAGGATTGCTCCTTCACGGCATCCTGCACGAGCCGGATGAGGGTTGCGACCGCTGCATACTCGTCTGCGACCCCTTTGCGGAAGAAAAGAAGTGCGCGCACAGGCCCTTGGTGGACATCGCCCGGGCACTGTGCGCAGGTGGTTATACGGTCCTGCGCTTCGACTACCGCGGCTGCGGTAACAGCCCAGGCGATTTCGTGGACTATGGCCCATCTGACTGGGAGGAAGACATACGCCGGGCGACCGTGTTCCTGCGCGCCGAGAGCGGGCGGGCATGGATCGGCCTGGCCGGCCTGCGACTGGGAGCCACTCTGGCATTGAGGGTCGCAACAAGCATGGCAGACATCGCCGCGGTGATTCTCTGGGAGCCGATCCTGGACGGGCAGACCTACGTGCGCCAGAATCTGCGACGCTCGATGATCAAGGCGATGCTCACCGACGGGCAGAAGTTCGACGCGGACGCGGTTGCTCAGAAGCACCGGTCGGAGGTCGTGGACTTCGACGGCTACGAAATCAGCGCACGGGCAATGGGCGAACTCCAGGCCCTGAAGCCGCCCGAAGCCCTCTTCCCCGGGCAGGCGCTGGTGCTCAACATTGGCCCCCGGGACGAACCACACCCGGACATGACCCGCCTGGCTGAGGCGCTCCCGGCGGGCAGCGCTCTTGGCATCCGCCTGGAGCCTTTCTGGAACCGAATCGGCCTGGTGGACATCCGGGCGCTGGCTGACCTGACCCTGGGCTGGCTGGGTTCCTGCCCGCCCGACGGGGGCGAACAGGCATGA
- a CDS encoding acyl carrier protein translates to MPDDLRSQLKNMIVERLFLNVSPDEIDDDENLMDEYNIDSVNLFEIIVGLEDEFGIQLEEEDLNVETFSTVSNIAGFVESKRGK, encoded by the coding sequence ATGCCTGACGACCTGCGCAGCCAGCTCAAGAACATGATCGTCGAGCGTCTCTTCCTCAACGTCAGCCCTGATGAGATCGACGATGATGAGAACCTGATGGACGAGTACAACATCGACTCGGTGAACCTCTTCGAAATCATCGTGGGCCTCGAAGACGAGTTCGGTATCCAACTCGAAGAGGAAGACCTCAACGTGGAGACCTTCTCCACGGTGTCCAACATCGCGGGATTCGTGGAAAGCAAGCGCGGAAAGTAG
- a CDS encoding AAA family ATPase yields the protein MLDPTRPSEGQRSDVRRRVLDQLPSPRELALAVQRSVVGQDAAVRDLAAVMRQHLLRVRASELDLPCVPRWRDTVLLIGPTGSGKTHMVRTFARICGLPFHAEDCGHLSGTGYVGRSVVDAVQDLICSAGGDVADAQRGVLFLDELDKLRTQEGDGRDIRGDDVQVELLALVEGRKLNLASTGSSRERRAVYQGQFETHGLCIIAAGAFEGLDEIVRERLRPRSGRIGFGPGSATHELCELSRTSLLSEVTPDDLIAYGIRPELAGRLNTVIPLRELDESDLQRILEQEDGGPIARLREAASLEGLSLDFTPDFVSRAAQMASAAGLGARPLDSLVSRATRRAMFEVPGTMETGATLRFRANALDDGDYEVVPSRAGDVLDSPAPGQSYIEEPTAPHWLDLFLREDLPEDDFPEDEELEFEADEEAQTADADAPEQHSLWDEDDDELDFLDEDDEEALSATIEADMRALRFLAAFDTHPLTPGDRRTETVFSALVSPDLHEVARIVLLRAGVFILPRILGLTGHPDPRRREAAAWILGRMDNPVAREMVSHMITHDPDRSVRLYAREQLGKYAQDEDPGEEE from the coding sequence ATGCTTGATCCCACGAGACCGTCCGAAGGCCAGCGTTCCGATGTCCGGCGCCGCGTGCTGGACCAGTTGCCCAGTCCGCGTGAGCTCGCCCTGGCGGTCCAGCGCAGCGTGGTCGGGCAGGATGCGGCTGTCCGCGACCTCGCAGCAGTGATGCGACAGCATCTTCTCCGGGTCAGGGCTTCGGAGCTTGATCTCCCCTGCGTGCCACGATGGCGCGACACCGTGCTCCTCATCGGTCCCACCGGCAGTGGGAAAACCCACATGGTGAGAACTTTCGCGCGGATCTGTGGGCTCCCGTTCCACGCCGAGGACTGCGGCCACCTCAGCGGCACCGGCTACGTAGGGCGTTCGGTTGTGGACGCCGTTCAGGACCTGATCTGCTCCGCTGGAGGAGATGTCGCCGATGCCCAGCGCGGTGTCCTCTTCCTGGACGAACTGGACAAGCTGCGCACCCAGGAGGGCGATGGCCGAGACATTCGAGGCGACGATGTTCAGGTGGAACTGCTCGCGTTGGTCGAAGGACGCAAGCTCAATCTGGCGAGCACCGGGTCGTCCCGCGAACGCCGCGCAGTCTACCAGGGCCAATTCGAAACACACGGACTGTGTATTATCGCCGCCGGTGCTTTCGAAGGGCTCGACGAGATCGTGCGAGAGCGACTACGGCCGAGGTCGGGCCGCATCGGGTTCGGGCCCGGCAGTGCGACACATGAGTTGTGCGAACTGTCTCGCACGAGCCTGCTGTCCGAGGTGACGCCGGATGACCTCATCGCTTACGGTATCCGCCCGGAACTGGCAGGGCGCCTGAATACCGTGATTCCCCTCCGCGAACTGGACGAGAGTGATCTGCAGAGGATCCTTGAACAGGAGGACGGCGGCCCCATCGCGCGCCTGCGTGAAGCCGCTTCTCTCGAAGGGCTGAGTCTCGATTTCACGCCGGATTTCGTGTCGCGTGCGGCGCAGATGGCCTCCGCCGCAGGGCTTGGAGCGCGCCCGTTGGACAGTCTGGTGTCGCGGGCAACTCGGCGGGCGATGTTCGAGGTCCCCGGCACAATGGAGACCGGCGCAACGCTTCGCTTCCGGGCCAATGCGCTGGATGACGGAGACTATGAGGTCGTTCCCTCGCGAGCGGGCGACGTTCTCGACAGCCCTGCGCCGGGGCAGTCGTATATTGAGGAGCCCACAGCGCCCCACTGGCTGGACCTGTTTCTCCGCGAGGATCTGCCGGAAGATGATTTCCCCGAGGACGAAGAGCTGGAGTTTGAGGCGGATGAGGAAGCGCAGACGGCCGACGCTGACGCCCCCGAACAACACTCGCTATGGGACGAGGATGATGACGAACTGGACTTCCTGGACGAGGATGACGAGGAGGCTCTGAGCGCGACGATTGAGGCCGATATGCGAGCATTGCGCTTTCTCGCAGCATTCGACACGCACCCATTGACTCCGGGTGACAGGCGAACCGAGACCGTCTTCTCAGCACTGGTTTCCCCGGACCTGCACGAAGTCGCGCGCATCGTGCTACTCCGTGCGGGAGTGTTCATTCTGCCCCGGATCCTCGGACTTACTGGACACCCAGACCCGCGCCGGCGCGAAGCCGCGGCCTGGATACTTGGGCGCATGGACAACCCGGTGGCCCGGGAGATGGTAAGCCACATGATCACCCACGATCCAGACCGATCCGTGCGCCTCTATGCCCGGGAGCAACTCGGCAAATACGCACAGGACGAAGACCCCGGCGAGGAAGAATGA
- a CDS encoding DEAD/DEAH box helicase, protein MFDPIQVTLDLRSQYESYVTTTLPIRYDGLMDDLRRELASPDTFVKGPYLEATPPFVHHDQTYSELVEQGLLCQGWKAVFGPDFPPERRPYRHQYLAYEQVIRRNRNLVVATGTGSGKTEAFLVPVIDYLLRQQEKGELGPGVRALLLYPMNALANDQLKRMRELLQHLPTITFGRYTGDTQNQRDQGRQQYIEEHRNESRFREPLKNELLSREEMHASPPHLLLTNYAMLEYLLLRPEASPLFGRDQWRFVVLDEAHTYDGARGIEVAMLLRRLKDRVVRSEPDRLRYIATSATLGTEERSDIKVAEFAGELFSEEFCADDVVMGERQALCEDGQALWTMKPSAFASLAEAAQKEPCDLSDLAVHAIDLGVPADIVAEAKGHAEQLSMTESSDDTRARISRFLYDLLKREEYLWKLRATLDEHRVQSLEAARRKVFGELDPDTGREALVGLVALAARARPSSSETSLLPARYHVFVRALEGGFVRLYKGARLHLAPRETEEVEGREVPVFEAAVCTNCGSLFLVGDWQSGRICQAPLKAADHIGDNVELFWVTPDAMCPGNADDEDEDLEGESDALATVDPESFALCTACGDVRPQSETTPLVCTCGASQQFVRLIRAAKSKDDMVRQCPACKKTAQRRSMISRFTLGRDAPIAVLASTLYAHLPETTFGGQEETEERRARQFLSFADSRQDAAFFAAYLERTHNRVQWRRIIYQTLLRSSSMARDGEWVLDDLQPLVQRSAVELGLLDATERPQELINETWRNLLLECLRFDRHNDLEATGCIAYRYRRPASWTAPSLLKDDPWGLTDDEVWALYETLLDTARVHGAVTFPNTTLQPNDECFAPRNREVFLVYQVEGARRDVVKWLPSEGRTNGRFRVLERLSEGRAEIGHQQIEEALHAIWDDLTSPRTSVLRFRCDRRGAYYYQIDRERLLLAGPEIGNAQWFQCNLCKQLTTHNLRGVCFQTGCNGVLVPCHPNEALADNHYRRQYSTPHEDVPIIPMSVREHTAQLSNERAARLATDFVAGRVNVLSCSTTFELGVDIGELQSVLLRNMPPKPANYVQRAGRAGRRLDSVGFALTYAQRRTHDLFFFQHPERIVNGQMRAPRVRVANDKIIKRHMNAVALAAFWREHPQYFYDAGTTSERARAFFGSGDRADGVEAFRRFIAQKPEHVRDALTRIVPDFEIRSGLFFHDYIGVRDWGRWVEDLLAEGDSETPGVLTKASEGYTGELMSIKDLMDQLESEKPPNWTGRYGHLERVRETIWKRRLIGYLASKGVLPKYGFPVDVVPLQINNTNIPRGDTNPEDPLELDLDRDLRIALAEYSPGCQIVAGGSVWTSRGIHRPSDRQWVRREWRVCDGCGRYFSRVYLPGEQTADFGDCNVCQTRLRRGSGSGGVFIVPEFGFSTHHEKPGRPGERRPRRAHTTEVYFSGKDQAIAQGAPRIVAGGKITATAWRDADLAVITRDSFRICDRCGYGVAGWETPPKAHETPWGKPCGGHIQRAPCQLGYEFKTDICQIALAGLDFPAGDRANSFWPSLLYALVEGCAVALDISRDDIGGVLFREAAGHSIILYDDVPGGAGHTWRIVNEDNALESLLLAARDRVGGECGCQPETSCYGCLRAFSNQRYHEQLRRGDAYEFLDHQVVPYLTAN, encoded by the coding sequence ATGTTCGACCCGATCCAAGTGACTCTAGACTTGCGTTCACAGTATGAGAGCTACGTGACGACGACGCTGCCGATCCGGTATGACGGTCTAATGGACGACCTGCGCCGTGAGTTGGCCAGCCCCGATACCTTCGTCAAGGGCCCCTATCTGGAGGCGACGCCTCCTTTCGTTCACCATGATCAGACCTACTCTGAGCTGGTGGAGCAGGGCCTCCTGTGCCAGGGCTGGAAGGCGGTTTTTGGCCCCGATTTTCCCCCCGAGCGCCGCCCCTATCGACACCAGTACCTAGCATATGAACAGGTCATTCGGCGGAACCGCAACCTGGTTGTTGCCACTGGAACGGGTAGCGGCAAGACGGAAGCTTTTCTCGTGCCGGTCATCGACTATCTGTTGCGGCAACAGGAAAAAGGGGAGCTTGGGCCGGGTGTACGTGCGCTGCTGCTGTACCCGATGAACGCGCTGGCCAATGACCAGCTCAAGCGAATGCGGGAGTTGTTGCAGCATCTGCCGACGATCACCTTCGGACGTTACACAGGCGACACGCAGAATCAACGCGACCAAGGCAGACAGCAATACATTGAGGAGCACCGGAATGAAAGTCGGTTCCGCGAACCCCTGAAGAACGAGCTCCTCTCCAGAGAAGAGATGCACGCAAGCCCTCCCCATCTATTGTTGACGAACTATGCGATGCTGGAGTACCTGCTCCTCCGTCCCGAGGCATCCCCACTCTTCGGACGCGATCAGTGGCGGTTTGTTGTTCTGGACGAAGCTCATACCTATGACGGTGCACGAGGTATCGAGGTCGCAATGTTGCTGCGCCGCCTGAAGGATCGGGTTGTGCGCAGCGAACCAGACCGACTGCGCTACATTGCAACCAGCGCTACTTTGGGTACCGAAGAACGGTCAGACATCAAGGTGGCCGAATTCGCAGGGGAGCTGTTCAGCGAGGAGTTCTGTGCGGACGATGTGGTCATGGGTGAGAGACAGGCATTGTGCGAAGATGGTCAGGCTCTGTGGACCATGAAACCATCTGCATTTGCATCTCTGGCGGAGGCGGCCCAGAAAGAGCCCTGCGACTTGTCCGATCTCGCGGTCCATGCAATTGATCTTGGCGTGCCTGCAGACATCGTTGCCGAAGCGAAGGGGCATGCTGAACAGCTCTCCATGACAGAAAGCTCGGACGACACTCGCGCGCGGATCAGTCGTTTCCTTTATGATCTTCTGAAACGCGAGGAATACCTGTGGAAGCTGCGAGCCACTCTGGATGAGCACCGTGTCCAGAGCTTGGAAGCTGCCCGGCGAAAAGTCTTTGGTGAGCTTGACCCGGACACGGGGCGAGAGGCCCTCGTGGGGCTTGTCGCCCTCGCTGCTCGTGCTCGCCCATCGTCGTCAGAGACCAGCCTGCTTCCTGCAAGATACCATGTGTTCGTTCGCGCTCTTGAGGGAGGCTTCGTTCGGCTCTATAAAGGGGCGAGGCTTCACCTCGCTCCGCGCGAGACCGAGGAAGTAGAGGGCCGAGAAGTCCCAGTGTTCGAAGCTGCCGTCTGCACCAACTGCGGCTCGCTCTTCCTCGTAGGCGACTGGCAAAGTGGCAGGATCTGTCAGGCACCCCTCAAGGCCGCTGACCACATTGGTGACAATGTGGAGCTCTTTTGGGTGACCCCGGACGCAATGTGCCCTGGCAACGCGGACGATGAGGATGAGGACCTGGAAGGCGAGAGTGATGCGTTGGCGACGGTCGACCCGGAGTCCTTCGCTTTGTGCACTGCGTGCGGGGACGTGCGACCACAGAGCGAGACCACCCCATTAGTGTGCACTTGCGGCGCGAGTCAACAGTTCGTGAGACTGATCAGGGCTGCCAAGTCCAAGGATGACATGGTGCGCCAATGTCCGGCCTGCAAGAAGACTGCTCAGCGCCGCTCCATGATTTCGCGGTTCACACTCGGGCGCGACGCACCGATCGCCGTCTTGGCCAGCACGCTGTACGCTCATCTGCCGGAGACGACCTTCGGGGGCCAAGAAGAGACCGAGGAGCGGAGAGCACGGCAGTTTCTTTCCTTCGCAGACAGCCGTCAAGACGCGGCATTCTTTGCTGCGTATCTTGAGCGTACCCACAACCGCGTCCAATGGCGCAGGATCATTTACCAGACACTGCTGCGCAGTTCCTCTATGGCGCGTGACGGGGAGTGGGTGTTGGATGACTTGCAGCCCTTGGTGCAACGATCCGCCGTGGAGCTCGGCCTACTGGACGCGACCGAAAGACCGCAAGAACTGATTAACGAAACGTGGCGTAACCTGCTTCTTGAGTGTCTTCGTTTCGACCGCCACAATGACCTGGAGGCTACAGGCTGTATTGCATACAGGTATCGACGGCCTGCAAGCTGGACAGCGCCGTCCCTGCTCAAAGATGATCCGTGGGGGCTAACAGATGACGAAGTCTGGGCACTGTATGAGACTTTGCTCGACACGGCACGCGTACACGGGGCTGTGACGTTCCCGAACACTACGCTGCAGCCCAACGATGAATGCTTCGCGCCAAGAAATCGTGAGGTGTTCCTCGTCTACCAGGTAGAAGGCGCCCGTCGCGATGTGGTGAAGTGGCTTCCGTCCGAAGGGCGCACGAACGGCCGGTTTCGCGTGCTGGAAAGGCTCTCAGAAGGCAGAGCCGAGATCGGCCACCAACAGATCGAGGAAGCGCTCCATGCCATCTGGGACGACCTGACATCACCCCGCACGTCCGTACTGCGCTTTCGGTGCGATAGGCGCGGTGCGTACTACTACCAGATCGATCGTGAACGCCTCCTGCTAGCCGGCCCCGAGATCGGCAATGCGCAATGGTTCCAGTGCAACCTGTGCAAACAGTTGACCACTCACAATCTTCGCGGCGTGTGTTTTCAGACAGGCTGCAACGGTGTCTTGGTCCCATGCCACCCCAATGAGGCTCTAGCTGACAACCATTACCGTCGCCAATACTCGACGCCACACGAGGACGTACCTATCATCCCGATGTCAGTGCGCGAACACACAGCGCAGCTTTCGAACGAGCGCGCTGCACGGCTGGCAACCGACTTCGTTGCCGGGCGCGTGAACGTTCTGAGTTGCTCAACTACCTTCGAACTCGGTGTGGACATCGGTGAGTTGCAGTCCGTATTGCTTCGCAACATGCCGCCGAAGCCCGCGAACTACGTGCAAAGAGCGGGCCGGGCAGGGCGGCGCCTCGATTCTGTTGGCTTTGCACTCACCTACGCCCAACGTCGCACCCATGATCTATTCTTCTTCCAACACCCTGAGCGGATCGTCAACGGGCAGATGCGTGCTCCCCGCGTGCGGGTGGCCAACGATAAGATCATCAAGCGCCACATGAATGCCGTCGCGCTGGCAGCCTTCTGGCGAGAGCACCCGCAGTATTTCTACGATGCGGGCACCACGTCCGAACGAGCCAGGGCGTTCTTTGGGTCTGGTGATCGCGCAGACGGCGTGGAGGCTTTTCGGCGGTTTATCGCCCAGAAGCCAGAACACGTGAGAGACGCTCTCACGAGAATAGTCCCAGATTTCGAGATCCGTTCCGGCCTCTTCTTTCATGACTATATCGGCGTTAGGGATTGGGGTCGGTGGGTAGAAGATCTGCTCGCCGAGGGCGACTCCGAGACGCCTGGGGTGCTGACCAAGGCATCCGAGGGCTATACCGGAGAGTTGATGAGCATCAAGGACCTTATGGACCAGCTCGAGAGCGAGAAGCCCCCCAATTGGACAGGGCGCTATGGGCACTTGGAAAGAGTGCGGGAGACAATCTGGAAGAGGAGGCTGATCGGCTACCTCGCGAGTAAGGGTGTCTTGCCTAAGTACGGTTTCCCGGTGGACGTCGTTCCTTTGCAGATCAACAACACGAACATCCCACGAGGCGACACCAATCCGGAAGATCCTCTCGAATTGGACCTGGATCGCGACTTGAGAATCGCTCTCGCTGAGTATTCGCCCGGCTGCCAGATCGTGGCCGGCGGCAGCGTGTGGACATCGCGAGGCATCCATCGTCCGTCGGACCGCCAGTGGGTGCGGCGGGAATGGCGAGTGTGTGATGGGTGCGGGCGATACTTCTCACGCGTCTACCTGCCGGGCGAACAGACAGCGGACTTCGGCGACTGCAACGTGTGTCAGACAAGACTCCGAAGAGGTAGCGGGTCCGGAGGGGTGTTCATCGTGCCTGAGTTCGGCTTTAGCACACATCATGAGAAGCCCGGCCGCCCGGGCGAGCGCAGACCCCGACGTGCGCATACGACAGAGGTGTATTTCTCCGGAAAAGACCAAGCTATCGCGCAGGGCGCCCCCCGAATCGTTGCAGGCGGCAAGATCACGGCCACAGCCTGGCGCGACGCGGACCTGGCAGTGATCACCCGCGACAGTTTCAGGATCTGCGATCGCTGCGGCTACGGGGTCGCGGGATGGGAGACGCCTCCTAAGGCACACGAAACGCCGTGGGGCAAGCCCTGCGGTGGACACATCCAAAGGGCGCCCTGCCAACTAGGGTACGAGTTCAAGACAGACATCTGCCAGATCGCCCTTGCGGGTCTCGACTTCCCCGCAGGCGACCGGGCCAACTCGTTCTGGCCGTCACTTCTCTACGCTCTCGTTGAAGGGTGTGCCGTGGCTCTGGACATCTCACGAGACGACATTGGAGGGGTCCTCTTCCGGGAGGCTGCAGGCCACAGCATCATCCTCTACGACGATGTGCCAGGGGGGGCCGGCCACACCTGGCGCATCGTGAATGAGGACAACGCGCTTGAATCACTACTTCTGGCGGCGAGAGACCGTGTCGGCGGGGAGTGCGGCTGCCAACCGGAGACCAGCTGCTACGGCTGCCTGCGCGCCTTCAGCAACCAGCGGTATCACGAGCAGCTCCGACGCGGGGACGCATATGAGTTCCTGGACCACCAGGTCGTGCCTTACCTGACAGCGAATTGA
- a CDS encoding AAA family ATPase: MPHLSTTLEKYGQHILACDVVRDPGSAEYEEIVKGYLAADARLRNWPRNQQHRRAVEKAIQALSDRNRGDEVDDEAEVLRLLRARKYLVLQGAPGTGKTHLAKLMAERLGVTEDHSVFTQFHAETGYSDFVWGIRPRLGRDDVAYEKTEGPLHRAICLARDHPQSPVLLIIDEINRANLATVLGPVFYLFEYQMAACGTVSLEVGPGLFVDRLLDLVQRSQHSHPSWDRRSYSGLSNHQRFSL, encoded by the coding sequence TTGCCCCATCTGTCCACCACACTCGAGAAGTACGGCCAGCACATACTGGCGTGTGATGTTGTACGTGATCCCGGAAGCGCAGAGTATGAAGAGATCGTGAAGGGCTATCTTGCTGCCGACGCGCGACTGCGGAACTGGCCAAGGAACCAGCAGCACCGTCGAGCAGTGGAGAAGGCGATTCAGGCCCTTTCTGACCGTAACCGGGGCGACGAGGTCGACGACGAAGCGGAGGTCCTGAGGCTCCTGCGTGCGCGCAAGTACCTGGTTCTGCAGGGCGCGCCCGGAACAGGTAAGACCCATCTGGCCAAGCTGATGGCTGAGAGACTGGGCGTCACCGAGGATCACAGTGTATTCACCCAGTTCCACGCTGAGACCGGCTATTCCGACTTCGTCTGGGGCATCAGGCCCAGACTGGGACGGGATGACGTGGCATATGAGAAAACCGAGGGCCCCTTGCACCGTGCCATCTGCTTGGCCAGAGACCATCCGCAGAGCCCCGTGCTGCTGATCATCGACGAAATCAACCGCGCCAACCTGGCCACTGTGCTGGGGCCAGTATTCTACCTGTTCGAGTACCAGATGGCGGCATGCGGCACGGTGTCGCTCGAGGTCGGCCCCGGCCTATTCGTGGACAGGCTCCTAGACCTCGTGCAGCGGTCCCAACATTCGCATCCATCATGGGATAGGCGCAGCTACTCTGGGCTTTCGAACCACCAGCGCTTTTCGCTCTGA
- a CDS encoding DUF932 domain-containing protein, translated as MPHLFESGFSVRQPMWHGLGAVLEDHPVDVAATCRLSGLDWQVARRPLYAALDPSDPARTVEVPGKAIIVRLDRANSPEGFLGITTDRYTPVQNEEVVGFCFDLLKAGRDEGHPVQIETAGALAGGKIVWALARLLDMDVTIPSTEDVSQGYLLITAGHDGEHAFKAAVTSVRVVCWNTLSLALRRNKASYTIRHVGNPLQRIKEAAQALGLAWAWVEEFRELAGWLAEQQMNTQGFADFLDELLPLPKIPPRHDGECSEKERDKLERKRAQVQDARHSVTELFESTGTQMPAISGTRWAALQAVTEYSDWVIPVRSRGNLTQHSRRFLRSMVDNEDTLKQKALTVLGR; from the coding sequence ATGCCTCACCTGTTCGAGTCTGGGTTCTCAGTGCGACAACCCATGTGGCACGGTCTCGGTGCGGTGCTCGAAGACCACCCCGTTGACGTGGCAGCCACTTGCCGGCTGTCAGGGCTGGACTGGCAGGTGGCGCGCAGGCCCCTCTACGCCGCTCTGGACCCGAGCGATCCTGCCCGAACCGTGGAAGTCCCGGGAAAAGCAATCATCGTCCGGCTGGACCGCGCGAACTCCCCGGAGGGCTTCCTGGGCATCACGACGGACCGTTACACGCCCGTGCAGAACGAGGAGGTCGTAGGCTTCTGCTTCGATCTCCTCAAGGCGGGCCGAGACGAAGGCCACCCGGTGCAGATCGAGACGGCGGGAGCGCTCGCGGGCGGGAAGATCGTCTGGGCACTGGCGCGCCTGCTGGATATGGACGTCACCATCCCAAGCACCGAAGACGTATCTCAGGGGTATCTGCTGATCACCGCAGGGCATGACGGAGAGCACGCCTTCAAGGCGGCGGTCACCTCGGTGCGTGTAGTGTGCTGGAACACCCTGAGCCTGGCTCTGCGCAGGAACAAAGCCAGTTACACCATCCGCCACGTGGGCAATCCGCTGCAACGCATCAAAGAGGCGGCCCAGGCCCTGGGCCTTGCCTGGGCCTGGGTCGAAGAGTTCCGGGAGCTGGCGGGGTGGCTCGCGGAACAGCAGATGAATACCCAGGGCTTTGCCGATTTCCTGGACGAACTCCTGCCCTTGCCGAAGATCCCCCCACGGCACGACGGCGAGTGCAGCGAGAAGGAACGGGATAAGCTGGAGCGGAAACGGGCGCAGGTGCAGGACGCGCGGCACTCCGTTACCGAGCTCTTTGAGAGCACGGGTACGCAGATGCCGGCGATTTCCGGGACGCGCTGGGCAGCCCTGCAGGCGGTGACGGAGTACTCGGACTGGGTCATTCCAGTGCGCAGCCGCGGAAACCTGACCCAGCACAGCCGCCGCTTCCTGCGTTCCATGGTGGACAACGAAGACACACTGAAGCAGAAGGCCCTGACAGTGTTAGGGCGGTAA